In Apis mellifera strain DH4 linkage group LG3, Amel_HAv3.1, whole genome shotgun sequence, one DNA window encodes the following:
- the LOC113218640 gene encoding protein bric-a-brac 1-like → MIERALPIFPPLFADHEKEGYDKLWPMKKRARARVRAGARARRASGFVEEGGKRRRRGGTSNTDKRSTLDLMLADINGNLADLRSEAMASQRFCLRWNNHQSNLLSVFDQLPMTSRSSTLHWPSRASYSGHIRWCCGVYLTFR, encoded by the exons ATCACGAGAAGGAAGGATATGATAAATTGTGGCCGATGAAGAAAAGAGCACGAGCACGAGTACGAGCAGGAGCACGAGCAAGAAGAGCAAGCGGCTTCGTCGAGGAAGGCGGGAAGAG GCGACGACGAGGCGGCACAAGCAATACCGATAAAAGATCAACACTAGATCTGATGTTAGCGGACATTAACGGTAACTTGGCGGATCTGAGAAGCGAAGCGATGGCGTCGCAGAGGTTTTGTCTGCGTTGGAATAATCATCAAAGTAATCTACTCTCCGTTTTCGACCAACTACCCATGACGAGTCGTTCGTCGACGTTACACTGGCCGTCGAGGGCCAGCTACTCAGGGCACATAAGATGGTGCTGTGGCGTGTACCTTACTTTCAGGTAA
- the LOC113218618 gene encoding protein tramtrack, beta isoform-like, which yields MLADINGNLADLRSEAMASQRFCLRWNNHQSNLLSVFDQLLHDESVVDVTLAVEGQLLRAHKMVLSACSPYFQVRVLPPP from the coding sequence ATGTTAGCGGACATTAACGGTAACTTGGCGGATCTGAGAAGCGAAGCGATGGCGTCGCAGAGGTTTTGTCTGCGTTGGAATAATCATCAAAGTAATCTACTCTCCGTTTTCGACCAACTACTCCATGACGAGTCGGTCGTCGACGTTACACTGGCCGTCGAGGGCCAGCTACTCAGGGCACATAAGATGGTGCTGTCGGCGTGTAGCCCTTACTTTCAGGTAAGGGTACTACCCCCTCCATaa